A part of Vulpes lagopus strain Blue_001 chromosome 4, ASM1834538v1, whole genome shotgun sequence genomic DNA contains:
- the LOC121489206 gene encoding histone H2B type 2-E1, with product MGAEHGQQPQSGGRRGRGSGDKKSKKRSRRKETYSMYIYKVLKQVHPDIGISSKAMSIMNSFVNDVFERLAGEAARLAQYSGRTTLTSREVQTAVRLLLPGELAKHAVSEGTKAVTKYTSSK from the exons atggGCGCTGAGCATGGGCAGCAGCCGCAGTCCGGGGGCCGCAGGGGCCGTGGTTCTGGCGATAAGAAGTCCAAAAAGCGTAGCCGGCGCAAGGAAACCTACTCGATGTATATCTACAAGGTGCTAAAGCAG GTGCACCCGGACATCGGCATCTCTTCCAAGGCCATGAGCATCATGAACTCATTTGTGAACGATGTGTTTGAACGGCTGGCTGGCGAGGCTGCCCGGCTGGCCCAGTACTCGGGCCGGACCACACTGACATCCCGGGAGGTCCAGACAGCGGTGCGTCTGCTGCTGCCCGGAGAGCTGGCCAAGCATGCTGTATCTGAGGGCACCAAGGCCGTCACCAAGTACACCAGCTCCAAGTGA